From a region of the Triticum aestivum cultivar Chinese Spring chromosome 7D, IWGSC CS RefSeq v2.1, whole genome shotgun sequence genome:
- the LOC123164676 gene encoding zinc finger CCHC domain-containing protein 10: MSGNDSQAAADRIKAQALSNAKGLSRAQAERAAEAAARNVNAYGQKEEGPSRWQERKEAKRQMYLMSTEKAVRLGVRPNAAPASATAGGQCQKCFQPGHWTYECKNERVYISRPSRTDQLKDPRLKKAWLPAPSQFVNPDLEKEMEEERKLMREKLKKEKSEKRKSRSKSKSKRKHRASVSDSDSDSESSGTGSEYSSESGSSSYSSSDSEDKKKRRRKTTQKKRRHRRDSTSSSSGSESESDSDSDSDGKGSRKKSKKHGDKRRS, from the coding sequence ATGTCTGGAAATGATTCTCAGGCTGCAGCTGACAGAATAAAGGCACAGGCCTTATCAAATGCAAAGGGATTGAGCAGGGCTCAAGCTGAACGTGCAGCGGAAGCTGCTGCTCGCAATGTCAATGCCTATGGGCAGAAGGAAGAGGGACCAAGTCGCTGGCAGGAGAGGAAGGAAGCCAAGAGGCAGATGTATCTGATGAGTACAGAGAAGGCTGTGAGGCTGGGTGTGAGACCAAATGCTGCACCAGCTTCTGCAACTGCTGGGGGCCAATGTCAGAAGTGCTTCCAGCCTGGGCACTGGACATACGAGTGCAAGAATGAACGGGTCTACATATCGCGGCCCTCAAGGACGGATCAGCTTAAGGACCCCAGGTTGAAGAAGGCGTGGCTGCCGGCACCCTCTCAGTTCGTGAACCCCGATCtggagaaggagatggaggagGAAAGGAAGCTGATGCGAGAAAAGCTGAAGAAGGAGAAGTCTGAGAAAAGGAAGTCAAGGAGCAAGTCAAAGAGCAAGAGGAAACATCGCGCGTCGGTGTCTGACTCCGACTCGGACTCTGAATCATCGGGGACCGGCTCCGAGTACTCTTCTGAGAGCGGCAGCTCAAGCTACAGCTCCTCGGACTCGGAGGACAAGAAGAAGCGCCGACGCAAGACGACGCAGAAGAAGAGAAGGCACCGGAGGGACAGCACGTCGTCCTCCTCTGGATCTGAATCTGAGTCCgattctgattctgattctgacgGCAAGGGCAGCcggaagaagagcaagaagcacgGCGACAAGCGCCGATCCTGA
- the LOC123164675 gene encoding probable inactive purple acid phosphatase 28, translating to MALPVSSAGLVSLLVPCLLSFVLLRFSALLDPGAAVPRVKRSPPLPLRFRHDGAFKILQVADMHFGNGAATRCRDVAPEVGGARCSDRNTTRFLRRLIEAERPDLIAFTGDNIFGGSATDAAESLLRAISPAIEYKVPWAAILGNHDQESTMTREELMMFLSLMDYSVSQVNPPGFLVHGFGNYHVGIHGPFGSGLVNTSLLNLYFLDSGDREVVDGIKTYGWIKESQLAWLSATSRELQKNSLAPALSFFHIPNPEVRELWYTDFKGEYQEGVACSLINSGVLDTLVSMGDVKGVFLGHDHLNDFCGNLNGIWFCYGGGFGYHAYGRPHWPRRARVIYTQLKKGQRSWMGVESIQTWKLLDDENLSKIDEQVLWRDSDNDSYQSVHL from the exons ATGGCACTGCCGGTGAGCTCGGCCGGCCTCGTCTCGCTCCTCGTCCCCTGCCTCCTCTCCTTCGTCCTCCTCCGCTTCTCCGCCCTGCTGGACCCCGGCGCCGCCGTGCCCCGCGTCAAGAGGTCCCCTCCCCTGCCCCTGCGCTTCCGCCATGACGGCGCCTTCAAGATCCTCCAG GTGGCGGACATGCACTTCGGCAACGGCGCCGCCACGCGCTGCCGGGACGTGGCGCCGGAGGTCGGCGGCGCGCGCTGCTCCGACCGCAACACCACGCGCTTCCTGCGCCGGCTCATCGAAGCGGAGAGGCCCGACCTCATAGCCTTCACCG GGGATAACATATTTGGGGGCAGTGCAACTGATGCAGCAGAATCACTGCTCAGAGCAATTAGCCCTGCTATAGAGTACAAGGTACCATGGGCCGCCATATTAGGAAATCATGACCAGGAATCTACAATGACGCGAGAGGAACTGATGATGTTCTTGTCTTTGATGGATTACTCAGTATCTCAAGTAAACCCTCCTGGTTTTCTGGTACATGGGTTTGGCAATTACCATGTTGGCATACATGGGCCATTTGGATCGGGGTTGGTCAATACTAGTCTGCTTAACCTTTACTTCCTGGATAGTGGGGATCGTGAAGTGGTCGACGGAATTAAAACTTATGGATGGATCAAAGAATCTCAACTTGCTTGGCTCAGTGCTACTTCAAGAGAACTCCAG AAAAATTCGCTTGCCCCCGCGTTATCATTCTTCCACATCCCAAATCCAGAAGTCCGAGAGCTGTGGTACACAGATTTTAAGGGTGAGTATCAGGAAGGAGTGGCTTGCTCATTAATTAACTCTGGTGTCCTTGACACCCTCGTCTCCATGGGAGATGTGAAAGGTGTCTTTCTTGGTCATGATCATCTTAATGATTTCTGTGGCAACCTTAACGGCATATGGTTCTGTTATGGCGGTGGCTTTGGTTACCATGCCTATGGAAGGCCTCATTGGCCGAGGAGAGCTCGGGTAATTTACACTCAACTCAAGAAAGGGCAGAGGTCATGGATGGGAGTCGAGTCGATACAGACTTGGAAGTTGCTTGACGACGAGAACCTTTCCAAGATCGATGAGCAGGTTCTCTGGAGAGACAGTGACAATGACTCTTACCAGAGTGTCCACTTGTAA